CGGCTGACATAGGCCTCCAGCGCGACCCTCGCTTCCAGTTTGCCCAGCTGGAAACCGGCACACATATGCCTTCCGGATCCGAAGGAAAGATGGTGGATATGCTCCCGCGTGATGTCGAACGTGTCCGGGTTCTCGAATTTTTGCGGGTCCCTGTTGCCCGCGGCAACGACACACACCAGGAGATCGCCCTTCCTGATGGTCCGGTTGCCGAGTTCGGTGTCTTCCGTCGCATAGCGGCCGAGATACTGGACCGGTCCGGAATGGCGCATGACTTCGTCGACGAGACCCGTGTACAGATCCGGGTTGCTTTTGAGCAGGTCGACCTGGTCCGGATGCGCATGCAACAACCTGATGGCGTTGCCCAGGGTCGCCGTTGTTGTTTCGTTGCCTGCCGCCAGAACCAGGATGGTATTGGAGAGGATTTCGTTGGTGCTCAGGACGTCGTTGTCCTTCTCGGCGAGAACAAGCGACGACAGGAGATTGTCTTCCGGGTTTTCACGGATCTCGGCTATCCGGCTGGACAGGTAAGCGCGAAATTCCAAGATCGCGTTCATTCCCTTTTCAAGAGCTTCTGTCGTTGATTTCCCCGTGTAGAAGTCAATCGAGATGGAGGCATAGTCGTCGCTCCAGCTTTTGATCTGTGGCCGCATGTTCTCTGGAATGCCCACGACTTCGCCAATCACGGTCACGGGAATGGGGGTGGTGAAGTCACGGACCAGGTCAATGTCGGAATGCGCGAGGGCGTTGTCCAGAAATCCGTTGGCCAGTGTCTTGATATGCTCAGCATATTGGTCGACCGCTGTGCGCGTGAAGGCAACGTGCACAAGCTCGCGGATCCGGTGATGATCCTCTCCCTCCATGTGGGCGAGAAGGTCCTCCAGATCATCGAAGATCGGGGCATATCGATCGGGATAGAGGTTGCGCGCGGGGCCGACGCGGTAAACGGAGAAGCGGGCGTCCTTCAGGACGGCGATAATGTCTTCGTATCGTGTCAGGACCCAGCCATTCAGCGTCTCGTCAAAATGAACCGGGTCCTTTTCCCTGAGTTCCGCGTAGACGGGGTAGGGATCCGCGGCCATCTTGAAGGAAAGCAGCGCGCCTTTTTCCTGAAGTGCCAGAGATGTAAACTTCACGGGATTCGGCTCCTTTCCGGACGGCTCAAGTTCACGATGGCAATGAAAAGGACCATCGAAACAGCGGGACTGCCTCTTTGCACGCGCTCAAACGCGAGAGCTATCTTATTGATCGACAAACGGTCAAAATGTGACCAAACACCCTGAAAAACAAGGCGTATGATATGAACACACCAGCCCGTATCGTTGGAATGGGAGCCGTTACCGGATACGGATTCGGGATCTCTGCGCTGATGCAGGGGCTCGCAACCGGCGTATCTGCGGTCAACAGCCAGCGTTCGGGCGAGGATACCTTTCCTGATGGCAGCTGGTTCGCGCGCATTCCGCTCCATCATCCCGATGACGAAAAATCGACGCGGTTCAAAATGTGTTTCGACGCCGCACTGGAAGAGGCCGTTGACGATGCTTCAAGACGCGGCTGGCGCCCGGGCCGCAAGGTTGCCCTGGTTCATGGAACCGCGTGTGGCGACGTCGATGCGACGGTGGCGGTCCTGGATCCCTCCGACGAACACATCCGCAGAAGGTTCATCGCCTATCTGCCTTCCACTTCTCTCGTCACCGCAGCGGAGAAGCATTCAATTCACGGGCCGGTCCTAACGGTGAACGGAACCTGCGCGACCGGGCTGTTTGCGCTCGCCGTTGCCCACCGCCTGCTCATGTGCGGAGATGCCAGCGACGTCATCGTCAGCTGTACCGATGTCGGCTTTTCGCCCGTTGCCTTCCGTGGGCTTGGCGCACTCGGTGTTCTGCACACCGACCGTGCCGCGCATGAGGTCACAAAGCCGCTCTCGCGGGACTCTCTCGGCTTCGTCTCCGGCGAAGGTGCTGCCTGCCTGATCCTGTCGGCAGGGTCTGAGGGCAAAAGTTACATGAACGTGCTGTCGACCATCATGGCGAACGATGGCTACCATCCTATTTCGATCGAGCCGACCCACACGCAGATAACCGCCGCCATGCAAGACAGTCTCTCAAGGGCGCAGCGCAGCGCCGGGAGTGTCAAATCCTACATCACCCATGGCACGGGGACCGCACAGTGCAATGCGGCGGATATGCATGTACTGGGATCTTTGCCCGCCGTTAAGACGATCGTGGCATCCAAGCCGTTTCTCGGACATTGCCTGTCCGCCGCAGCGCTGCTTGAAACCATTATTTACGCGTGGTGTGCCGGTCATGTGGAAAAAGGTGGTGACATCCTGCAGACCCTGTCACCACACCGCAGCGGCGCCTCGTCAGCTACGGGCGTCGCGTCCGGTCCCGCGCTGCACATGTCGCTTGGCGCGGGCGGCAACATCGGCATGGCGGCATACGACGTCTGATTTTTGGCACCGCTGCATCCCGGTCCAACTGCGTGGTTGGTTTGCGTATGGAGCCCGGTCGCAACACAGTCATGAGACACCGTCCGTCGGTCTCATGCCAAAACCGGATGAGCACGACCCAAAATTGAAACGGATTCCCAATTTCGAACACGGTTTGCAGGTCTTTGTGAAATTGATATTTCATAAGTTATTGAAAAATTTAAGTTAACCATGTTTCCGTGATTTGGCACGTTCCTTGTGAGGTGTATCCCAGTGCAACCAGACAAGGGGTAAAGACATGACACTTCGTTTCTCGGACGACCAGTTGGCAAACA
This region of uncultured Roseibium sp. genomic DNA includes:
- a CDS encoding cytochrome P450, translated to MKFTSLALQEKGALLSFKMAADPYPVYAELREKDPVHFDETLNGWVLTRYEDIIAVLKDARFSVYRVGPARNLYPDRYAPIFDDLEDLLAHMEGEDHHRIRELVHVAFTRTAVDQYAEHIKTLANGFLDNALAHSDIDLVRDFTTPIPVTVIGEVVGIPENMRPQIKSWSDDYASISIDFYTGKSTTEALEKGMNAILEFRAYLSSRIAEIRENPEDNLLSSLVLAEKDNDVLSTNEILSNTILVLAAGNETTTATLGNAIRLLHAHPDQVDLLKSNPDLYTGLVDEVMRHSGPVQYLGRYATEDTELGNRTIRKGDLLVCVVAAGNRDPQKFENPDTFDITREHIHHLSFGSGRHMCAGFQLGKLEARVALEAYVSRMHRLELVEQAFVPYPVFNMHGPVRLLAKSID
- a CDS encoding beta-ketoacyl synthase N-terminal-like domain-containing protein translates to MNTPARIVGMGAVTGYGFGISALMQGLATGVSAVNSQRSGEDTFPDGSWFARIPLHHPDDEKSTRFKMCFDAALEEAVDDASRRGWRPGRKVALVHGTACGDVDATVAVLDPSDEHIRRRFIAYLPSTSLVTAAEKHSIHGPVLTVNGTCATGLFALAVAHRLLMCGDASDVIVSCTDVGFSPVAFRGLGALGVLHTDRAAHEVTKPLSRDSLGFVSGEGAACLILSAGSEGKSYMNVLSTIMANDGYHPISIEPTHTQITAAMQDSLSRAQRSAGSVKSYITHGTGTAQCNAADMHVLGSLPAVKTIVASKPFLGHCLSAAALLETIIYAWCAGHVEKGGDILQTLSPHRSGASSATGVASGPALHMSLGAGGNIGMAAYDV